In the Bradyrhizobium guangzhouense genome, one interval contains:
- the rpmA gene encoding 50S ribosomal protein L27 has translation MAHKKAGGSSRNGRDSKGKRLGIKVFGGERVIPGNIIARQRGTTWHPGLNVGMGTDHTLFAKIEGRVEFQAKANGRTFVAVLPLAEAAE, from the coding sequence ATGGCTCACAAAAAAGCAGGCGGTTCATCGCGCAACGGTCGCGATTCAAAGGGTAAGCGCCTTGGCATCAAGGTGTTCGGCGGGGAGCGCGTGATTCCCGGCAACATCATTGCGCGTCAGCGCGGCACCACCTGGCATCCCGGCCTCAACGTCGGCATGGGCACGGACCACACTCTGTTCGCCAAGATCGAGGGTCGTGTCGAATTCCAGGCCAAAGCCAACGGACGCACCTTCGTAGCGGTACTCCCGCTTGCAGAGGCTGCTGAATAG
- a CDS encoding AAA family ATPase produces MSSTGDKNDDFDLPTVESDDVLTGAAADSADSEDQLKGLPRVLRYAKLIGDHASHIEKRLIAEIHELCPDLVMNVGSDVPLEVDAGLALATELDRRAVKDNDPNLRSLSDSVRLLCLPAPREGLHSKHYFRVAKALLLAFENIRSRDDRLCCEIERFVFGWAALPTCAHMVVEHESAAANALRLGSRMVDYRIAAAWKEGFESQKEALRSATNAAQKDAEPLPRNASDDDNLPPDHVIVARLSADEMKNFRVKELLGPLKNVVNVPLPLVTVPPLHEVRHKLLLEFPYAERVIDLVLSDLVGRRVVQLRPIILVGEPGGGKSRFARCIGQALGLHVWRTDCSRADAAFAGTDRRWHTAEPCHPFLAIVRSKTANPMVLLDELEKAPSSSNLSVGRLWDCLLSFTEAETSARYPDPALQINVDLSRLSFIATVNNLDPLPGPIRDRFVVVKFPKPAAEDLDALLPAVMTDLAKERGLDERWIRPLNETEHTAVARLWQGGSVRRLRRIVEVILRERDLSATRN; encoded by the coding sequence ATGAGCAGCACCGGCGACAAGAATGATGATTTCGACTTGCCGACGGTCGAAAGCGATGACGTGCTGACGGGCGCGGCCGCAGATTCGGCCGATTCCGAAGATCAGCTGAAAGGGTTGCCCCGTGTTTTGCGGTACGCAAAGCTGATCGGGGACCACGCCAGCCACATCGAAAAACGCCTCATCGCCGAAATTCACGAACTTTGCCCGGACCTCGTGATGAACGTTGGATCGGACGTTCCGCTCGAAGTTGACGCGGGGCTTGCGCTTGCGACCGAGCTCGATCGTCGCGCGGTGAAAGATAACGATCCGAATCTGCGCAGCTTGTCAGATTCTGTCCGATTGCTGTGCTTGCCCGCGCCCCGCGAGGGCCTTCACTCCAAGCACTACTTTCGGGTCGCAAAGGCGCTGCTGCTGGCCTTCGAGAATATTCGCAGTCGCGATGATCGGCTGTGCTGCGAAATCGAGCGGTTCGTCTTTGGTTGGGCGGCTCTGCCAACTTGCGCGCATATGGTCGTCGAACACGAATCCGCCGCTGCGAATGCGCTTCGCCTCGGCTCCCGCATGGTGGACTATCGTATCGCTGCCGCATGGAAAGAGGGTTTTGAGTCCCAGAAGGAAGCGCTGCGCTCGGCCACGAATGCCGCACAGAAAGACGCGGAGCCTTTGCCTCGAAACGCATCCGACGACGACAATTTGCCTCCGGATCATGTGATCGTCGCTCGTCTGAGCGCCGACGAGATGAAGAACTTCCGAGTGAAGGAGCTTCTCGGGCCGCTGAAAAACGTCGTCAACGTGCCGCTGCCCCTCGTCACGGTGCCGCCGTTGCATGAAGTGCGCCACAAACTGCTGCTCGAGTTTCCCTACGCAGAACGCGTCATCGACTTGGTCCTGTCTGATCTTGTCGGCCGCCGTGTCGTTCAGCTCCGTCCGATTATCCTGGTCGGCGAACCAGGCGGAGGCAAATCTCGATTTGCTCGCTGCATAGGCCAGGCTCTGGGTCTGCACGTCTGGCGAACGGATTGCTCTCGGGCAGACGCGGCATTTGCGGGTACCGACCGGCGCTGGCATACCGCTGAGCCCTGTCACCCCTTTCTCGCGATCGTCCGAAGCAAGACTGCGAACCCCATGGTGCTGCTGGACGAGCTTGAAAAGGCGCCGTCCAGCTCGAACCTGTCGGTGGGACGCTTGTGGGATTGCCTACTGAGCTTCACCGAGGCCGAAACGAGCGCGCGCTATCCCGATCCGGCATTGCAGATCAATGTCGATTTGTCCCGACTTTCCTTCATCGCGACCGTCAACAATCTGGATCCGCTGCCGGGCCCGATCCGGGACCGGTTCGTGGTCGTGAAGTTCCCCAAGCCAGCCGCCGAGGACCTGGACGCCTTGTTGCCGGCCGTGATGACCGACCTCGCCAAGGAGCGCGGGCTCGATGAACGCTGGATACGGCCTCTCAACGAGACCGAACACACGGCGGTTGCCCGACTTTGGCAGGGCGGCTCCGTGCGCCGGCTGCGCCGCATCGTCGAGGTCATCCTGCGCGAACGCGATCTGAGTGCCACGAGGAACTAA
- the rplU gene encoding 50S ribosomal protein L21 produces the protein MFAVIKTGGKQYRVVPDDVLEVGKIEGEVGSIVQLNDVLVLGGDTPVLGVPTVAGASVAVEVLDHKRGPKVIAFKKRRRKNSRRKRGYRDEITVLRISEILADGAKPTKGPRPKKDKVAKAPAAEAAE, from the coding sequence ATGTTCGCAGTCATCAAAACCGGCGGCAAGCAATACCGCGTCGTGCCGGATGATGTTCTCGAAGTAGGCAAGATCGAAGGCGAAGTCGGCTCGATCGTGCAGTTGAATGACGTTCTGGTGCTTGGCGGCGACACGCCGGTGCTCGGCGTTCCGACGGTGGCCGGCGCCTCCGTTGCGGTCGAGGTGCTCGACCACAAGCGCGGACCCAAGGTCATCGCGTTCAAGAAGCGCCGCCGCAAGAATTCGCGCCGCAAGCGCGGCTATCGCGACGAGATCACGGTGCTCCGCATCTCCGAGATCCTGGCCGACGGCGCCAAGCCCACCAAGGGCCCGCGTCCGAAGAAGGACAAGGTTGCCAAGGCGCCCGCAGCGGAAGCTGCCGAGTAA
- a CDS encoding ATP-binding protein — MEFSPGATVLAAGNGFGKSALIKSLYDTFGADPHRIDESWRKAHAISAVDFEVAGKAYTAMKIAGTYMVFDATGQKILQTTSVTRELSPFMADLLDFRLLMTDKREQVLIPPPAYAFAPFCIDQDKSWSEPWKPFRGMYLPNSAASLAEYHSGLKPNAYYVARAERDRLAVEL; from the coding sequence ATGGAGTTCAGTCCGGGCGCAACAGTGCTGGCGGCGGGAAACGGCTTCGGAAAGTCGGCCCTGATAAAGAGCCTCTATGATACTTTTGGCGCCGACCCGCATCGGATCGACGAAAGTTGGCGTAAGGCGCATGCTATTTCCGCAGTCGATTTCGAAGTAGCTGGCAAGGCATATACCGCCATGAAGATCGCGGGCACCTACATGGTGTTCGACGCTACCGGGCAGAAGATCCTCCAGACGACCTCGGTGACGCGGGAGCTATCGCCTTTTATGGCCGACCTTCTCGATTTTCGACTCCTAATGACCGACAAGCGCGAGCAGGTGCTTATCCCACCGCCGGCTTACGCATTCGCCCCTTTTTGTATCGATCAAGATAAGAGCTGGTCCGAACCATGGAAGCCTTTTCGTGGGATGTATCTTCCGAATTCAGCCGCAAGTCTCGCCGAGTATCACTCCGGCCTTAAACCCAACGCCTATTACGTTGCGAGGGCTGAGAGGGATCGACTAGCCGTCGAACTTTAA
- a CDS encoding GNAT family N-acetyltransferase: protein MLQDFSSATLAEARPSVVATERLTLRRPTLADANAIARLANDRRVAENTRRLPHPYAQDDAVAFIRATSAVGAETVFLIEHDSGPIGMVGIDCTTPDNAELGYWLGVEHWGRGFATEAARGAIDFFFEEFEDDHLYAGARVTNPASRNVLEKCGFQWSGVQLHRFLALGSSTPVDCFRLSRGVWSSLKSWSSARRVR from the coding sequence ATGTTGCAGGACTTTTCGAGCGCGACCTTAGCCGAGGCGAGACCCAGCGTCGTCGCCACCGAACGGCTGACCTTGCGGCGGCCGACCCTTGCCGACGCCAACGCCATCGCCCGCCTCGCCAACGACCGCCGTGTCGCGGAGAACACCCGCCGCCTCCCCCATCCCTATGCGCAGGACGACGCCGTCGCCTTCATCCGCGCCACGTCAGCGGTCGGAGCCGAGACCGTGTTCCTGATCGAGCACGACTCTGGCCCAATCGGCATGGTCGGCATCGACTGCACCACGCCCGACAATGCCGAGCTCGGCTATTGGCTCGGCGTCGAGCATTGGGGCCGGGGCTTTGCCACCGAGGCCGCGCGCGGCGCGATCGATTTCTTCTTCGAGGAGTTCGAGGACGATCATCTCTATGCGGGCGCGCGCGTCACCAATCCGGCCTCGCGCAACGTGCTGGAGAAGTGCGGCTTCCAATGGAGCGGCGTGCAGTTGCATCGCTTCCTGGCGCTGGGCTCCTCGACGCCGGTCGACTGCTTCCGCTTGTCCCGCGGGGTGTGGTCGTCGCTGAAGAGCTGGAGCAGTGCGCGGCGGGTGAGGTAG
- a CDS encoding DUF2130 domain-containing protein — protein sequence MSDPQITCTKCGTEIKLTESLAAPLIVAAREQFEAQLAAKESEFSRREAQLQQTKAELAKTRETVDEQIAARMAVERTVIAEAEAKRARLALADDLCRRDQQLADLQHLLAANDAKLAEAQQAQAEMLRKQRELDVAKREVELTIEKKVQENLVAVRDKARLEAEDALKAKVAEKEAQLAGMQRQIEDLRRKAGQGSQQLQGESLEAELESLLRARFHGDLIEPVPKGEFGGDVVHGVVSASGQRCGTILWELKRTKAWNPAWLSKLRDDQRAAKAELALIVSTVLPKDVEGFDLVENVWVAGPRFAIPLAVALRQLLIDVATSRQAQEGQQTKTEIVYSYLTGPRFRHRIEAIVEKFTDMQKDLDRKRATMSRLWAKREEQLRGVLESTAGLYGDIQGIAGRAMQEIESLDVLMIESRGEAAE from the coding sequence GTGAGCGACCCCCAGATCACCTGCACGAAGTGCGGAACTGAGATCAAGCTGACGGAGTCCCTCGCGGCGCCCCTGATCGTAGCCGCGCGCGAGCAGTTTGAGGCGCAGCTTGCGGCCAAGGAATCCGAGTTCAGCCGCCGCGAGGCACAGCTCCAGCAAACGAAAGCCGAGCTCGCGAAGACCCGTGAGACCGTCGACGAGCAGATCGCGGCCAGGATGGCAGTCGAACGCACCGTCATCGCCGAGGCCGAGGCTAAGAGAGCCCGCTTGGCGCTGGCTGATGATCTCTGCCGTCGGGATCAACAGCTTGCCGACCTGCAGCACCTGCTCGCCGCGAACGACGCCAAGCTTGCCGAAGCTCAACAGGCTCAGGCCGAGATGCTCCGCAAGCAGCGTGAACTCGACGTCGCCAAGCGCGAGGTCGAGCTGACCATTGAGAAGAAAGTGCAGGAGAACCTCGTTGCGGTGCGCGACAAAGCGCGGCTCGAGGCTGAAGACGCGCTCAAGGCGAAGGTCGCCGAGAAGGAGGCCCAGCTCGCGGGCATGCAGCGTCAAATCGAAGATCTGCGCCGCAAGGCGGGCCAGGGGTCGCAGCAGCTTCAGGGTGAATCGCTCGAAGCAGAGCTCGAGTCCCTGCTCCGGGCCCGCTTTCACGGCGACCTGATCGAGCCGGTGCCCAAGGGCGAGTTCGGCGGCGACGTGGTGCACGGCGTGGTTTCCGCCAGCGGCCAGCGCTGCGGCACCATTCTGTGGGAATTGAAGCGGACGAAGGCCTGGAATCCGGCATGGCTCAGCAAATTGCGGGATGACCAGCGCGCAGCGAAAGCGGAGCTCGCGCTGATCGTCTCAACCGTTCTGCCGAAGGACGTCGAGGGTTTCGATCTGGTCGAAAACGTCTGGGTGGCAGGGCCGCGCTTTGCAATTCCCCTCGCTGTCGCACTTCGGCAGCTGCTGATCGACGTCGCCACAAGCCGCCAGGCACAGGAAGGTCAGCAGACCAAGACCGAGATCGTGTACAGCTACCTGACCGGTCCGCGCTTTCGTCACCGCATCGAGGCCATTGTCGAGAAGTTCACCGACATGCAGAAGGACCTCGATCGCAAGCGCGCCACCATGTCGCGCCTTTGGGCCAAGCGCGAGGAGCAGCTCAGGGGCGTGCTGGAATCGACTGCCGGCTTGTACGGGGACATCCAGGGCATCGCCGGCCGCGCGATGCAGGAGATCGAGAGCTTGGATGTGCTGATGATCGAGTCGAGGGGCGAGGCTGCGGAATAG
- a CDS encoding dsDNA nuclease domain-containing protein — MTLATALVTAKPREKSGPRTGARYAFQVHVCLAKVLDWHVAGSDYRAVFDHFDDLAVITGPDDPDDPDKIAFFQIKGNQSGPWTAAKLAKKEGESPCTPVGKMYHHTTIFGSAVTRCTFLTNASFNFTLADGTKTSSDHRNIAHANLGQKDSEVIAKALDLDFAPPRSPNESIVLHYERTDVPVTGYDTMVKGKLVEMLENTDGLAISALYRTLVEEVTARTNDATEYSSIEDIYARKALSRKNLADVISAAENRRGILDSWSIIEDELKDAGRSIAFRVRLKTQTITHLRGCTNRSARSVTLAEIVNKPLATIGNALVECDKLLPVVETVKAQLQMSELSSYDAIEIDAAILVELFEAMNGK, encoded by the coding sequence ATGACGCTAGCGACAGCGCTTGTTACAGCGAAGCCGCGCGAGAAGTCTGGCCCCCGGACAGGCGCAAGGTATGCTTTTCAGGTGCACGTTTGTTTAGCCAAAGTTCTAGATTGGCATGTAGCGGGCTCCGATTATCGCGCTGTCTTCGATCATTTCGATGACCTCGCGGTTATCACAGGCCCCGATGACCCCGATGACCCCGATAAGATCGCATTCTTCCAGATCAAGGGCAATCAGTCAGGGCCATGGACCGCTGCCAAACTCGCCAAAAAGGAAGGCGAGAGCCCCTGCACGCCGGTTGGCAAAATGTATCATCACACGACCATTTTTGGATCGGCCGTTACGCGCTGCACGTTCCTAACAAACGCATCTTTCAACTTCACGCTGGCGGACGGCACCAAAACTAGCAGCGACCATCGAAACATTGCGCATGCGAACCTTGGTCAAAAGGACAGCGAAGTGATTGCCAAGGCACTCGATCTCGATTTTGCGCCGCCCCGATCACCTAACGAGAGCATCGTGCTGCACTACGAGCGCACTGACGTGCCCGTGACGGGTTATGACACGATGGTGAAGGGCAAGTTGGTCGAGATGCTCGAAAACACAGACGGACTGGCCATTAGCGCTTTATATCGAACTCTCGTTGAGGAAGTTACAGCGCGAACCAATGACGCGACGGAATACAGTAGCATTGAAGATATATATGCTCGGAAGGCGCTGTCTCGGAAAAATCTGGCAGACGTTATTTCTGCTGCTGAGAATAGACGGGGCATTCTCGATAGCTGGTCCATCATTGAAGATGAACTCAAGGATGCTGGCCGCTCGATCGCATTTCGAGTTAGGCTGAAGACGCAGACAATTACCCATCTTCGCGGCTGTACAAATCGCAGTGCCAGATCGGTGACGCTCGCCGAAATAGTAAACAAACCTCTCGCGACAATCGGAAATGCCCTGGTGGAATGTGACAAGCTGCTGCCGGTCGTCGAGACGGTCAAAGCTCAGTTACAGATGTCCGAGCTGTCTAGTTATGACGCAATCGAAATTGATGCCGCCATATTGGTCGAATTGTTTGAGGCCATGAATGGAAAATAA
- a CDS encoding ROK family protein, whose protein sequence is MATDELVKTTGIAHHGAERLPSVDIDSFNIEMKDEDGFLGDRASKGAFREILDRWRKPLRKTGEDPFGKEPSENISKKTLDAILVSDDVEASAVVHSAIEDFAQELAYVTRRFLKTKAWAKTERIVVGGGFRDSRLGELAIARTDIILKAEDFKIDLVPIRHHPDEAGLIGALHLAPSWIFEAYDSILAVDIGGTNIRCGLVETGWKKAKDLSKAKVVKSELWRHADDEPTREGAVKRLTKMLKGLIGEAEKDGFKLAPFIGIACPGVINADGSIEKGAQNLPGNWESSKFNLPASLIEGIPAIGEHDTAILMHNDGVVQGLSEVPFMQDVDRWGVLTIGTGLGNARFTNRHNGKDRDSQENGKKKSKGD, encoded by the coding sequence ATGGCAACGGACGAACTGGTCAAGACGACGGGCATCGCCCATCACGGCGCCGAGCGGCTGCCGTCGGTCGACATCGACAGCTTCAACATCGAGATGAAGGACGAGGACGGTTTTCTCGGCGACCGCGCCAGCAAGGGCGCGTTCCGCGAGATCCTTGACCGCTGGCGCAAGCCGCTGCGCAAGACGGGCGAGGACCCGTTCGGCAAGGAGCCGTCGGAGAACATCAGCAAGAAGACGCTGGACGCGATCCTGGTCAGCGACGACGTCGAGGCCTCCGCCGTGGTGCACAGCGCCATCGAGGATTTCGCCCAGGAGCTCGCTTATGTCACGCGGCGTTTCCTCAAGACCAAGGCCTGGGCCAAGACCGAGCGCATCGTGGTCGGCGGCGGCTTTCGCGATTCCCGGCTCGGCGAGCTCGCGATCGCGCGCACCGACATCATCCTCAAGGCCGAAGACTTCAAGATCGATCTGGTGCCGATCCGGCACCATCCTGATGAGGCCGGCCTGATCGGCGCGCTGCATCTGGCGCCGTCGTGGATTTTCGAGGCCTATGACAGCATCCTCGCGGTCGATATCGGCGGCACCAACATCCGCTGCGGCCTGGTGGAAACAGGCTGGAAGAAGGCCAAGGACCTCTCCAAGGCCAAGGTGGTGAAGTCGGAGCTGTGGCGGCACGCCGACGACGAGCCGACGCGCGAAGGCGCGGTGAAGCGGCTCACCAAGATGCTGAAGGGGCTGATCGGCGAGGCCGAGAAAGACGGCTTCAAGCTCGCGCCCTTCATCGGCATCGCCTGTCCCGGCGTCATCAACGCGGACGGCTCCATCGAGAAAGGCGCGCAGAACCTGCCGGGCAATTGGGAGAGCAGCAAGTTCAACCTGCCGGCGAGCCTGATCGAGGGCATCCCTGCCATCGGCGAGCACGACACCGCGATCCTGATGCACAATGACGGCGTGGTTCAGGGCCTCTCCGAGGTGCCGTTCATGCAGGACGTCGATCGCTGGGGCGTGCTCACCATCGGCACCGGCCTCGGCAACGCCCGCTTCACCAACCGGCACAACGGCAAGGACCGGGATTCCCAGGAGAACGGCAAGAAAAAGAGCAAGGGCGACTGA